The Psychrobacillus sp. FSL K6-4046 DNA window GACTAGCAACAGTCGCTCTCGAGATAGGGGAATTATATTTTATCTTATCTAGAACTAGTGATTTGTTTCCTTTTTTGACCACATGGTGATTCCATGTTTGGTTAGCATTCAGCTTCATTCACTTCAGCTCTTTCTTTATCATTTTTCATCATTCTAACATAAAACTGAAAAATAAAAAAACTTTGTTTATCCACTAGACTAACATAGTGTTATTTGCTACAATGAAAACGCATACAATATTCAGAATATTGTTGTAAAAACTTTGGGGTGGGGGAAATAAGAATGAAAATCAACAAAATGATTAAAATTCTATTATTTGCTTCTTTATTTTATTTATTAGCAGGTTGTTCAGACGCAGACGAAACATCTTCAAGTAAAAATGGGGACAAAGAAATTAAGTTTATGCATTTATGGCCAGAAGGAAGTTCCAAGCAACATTATGATGTTGTAAATGAAATTATTGCAGATTATGAAAAAGAGAATGATGGTGTCAAAGTGGATTTGGAAGTGTTAAGTAATGAACAATACAAGGATAAGTTAAGAGTATTATCCACCTCTAAAGAGCTTCCAGATGTAGGGATGACTTGGGCTGCAGGCTTCTTAGAGCCTTATGTTGGCGGAAATATGTTCGCTCCATTAGACGATGTTATTAAAGACCAGCTAAGTGATAGCTTTGTTCCGGGAACTGCAGAGGCATATGCCCTAGACGGGAAAACATATGGCTTACCGCTAGAGCTGAATATTGTCACACTATACTATAACAGTGCAATGTTTGAGGAATATAACTTAGAAGCACCAAAGACTTTTGAAGAATTAGAGAATGTGATAAAAGTATTTAAAGAAAAGGGAATAGATCCAATTGCTTTAGGAAATAAGGATGCTTGGACAGGGTCACTTTGGTATATGTATTTAGCTGATCGTCTTGGAGGAGCAGAGGTTCTTAACAAGGCAATCGATCGTTCTGGTTCTTTTGAAGATCCTGCATTAGTGGAGGCAGCTCAAAAGGTTCAAGATCTTGTTGATATGGGTGCATTCGTCAAAGGATTTAATGGACTGGCGGATGAAGAAGCAAAAAGTATGTTCATGAGTGAGCAAGCTCCGATGTATTTAATCGCTACTTGGGATTTACCGAACTATACAACAAATGAAACGGTACCTCAGGAATTTAGAGATTCAGTTCAATATTTGAAATTCCCAACTGTTAATGGAAACGGGGATATGGATAGCTTTGTTGGAGGACCTGGAGTCGGGTTATTCGTAGCTGAGGACTCAGATGTAAAGGAAGAGGCGAAGGACTTTGCAGCTTACTTTGTAAAAGCATGGGGAGAAAAAGCTGTTACAAAAGCAGGTGTAATCCCTGCTACCAAAGTAGATGCAGGATCGTTGGATCTGCCAGAGATGTATATTGATATATTAAATGAGTTAAACGAGGCAAGTAATATCACGCTATTTGCAGATGTTCAGATGAGCCCTGATGTTGCACAAGTACATTTAGATTCGATTCAGGCTCTATTTGGTAAGGAAATGACTCCAGAAGATTTTGGGAAGGCGCATGAGGATGCTCTTTCTAAATAATAGATAATTAGCTAGAGGATTTGTCGATGGACGTAAGGGTTATTCCTTTAACTGGAGTAACCCTTGTCTATCTGATAGGGAAGGAGTTACTTGTATGAACAAGGTAATGTCTAACAAATTGTTGATAGCATTGTATATTTCACCTGCACTTTTACTCGTCCTGGTGTTAATATTCATTCCGCTAATGTTGTCTGGATATTATGGCTTAATGCAATGGGATGGTATAGGAGAAAAAACGTTCATTGGCTTAGAGAATTATATTAAAGGTCTTCAGGATATGAAATTTTGGAGTAGTGCCTATCATTCCTTTTTGTTGGCAATATTCTCTACCTTGAGCTTAGCCATTTACTTAACCATCTCCTTTATATTGGCGTCCAAGATAAAAGGATCTGATTTGCTCAGAAAAATATATTTAATACCAATGTTGTTATCCTCTGTAGCTATAGCCCAGCTTTGGATTAAAGTATATAATCCTTCGAATGGTATTTTAAATGTGTTTCTTAAGCAAATAGGAGTGGAAAATCCTCCAGCTTGGCTTGCAGAGCCATCGTTAGTGTTGTTTGCTATCTTCATCCCGATATTATGGCAATATGCTGGGTTTTATATTTTGATTTATTATGCTGCGTTGAAGAACATTCCGGAGTCCTTAATAGAGGCTGCAAGAATGGATGGGGCCTCTGCATTTCAAATTGCTACAAAGATTAAGCTTCCGTTGATCAAAGAAGTGGTGAGTGTAACCATTGTATTGGCGATAATTGGGTCATTAAAGTATTTTGACTTAATCTATGTCATGACTTCTGGTGGACCGAATGGAGCTAGTGAAGTAATGGCTTCTTATATGTATAAGCTTGCATTTTCAAGCTATAACTTCGGTTATGGAAGTGCGATTGGTTTCTTACTGCTTATTATTACATTAATCGTAACCTTTATTGTTCGTAAGTTAACGGCGACAAAAGAGAGAATAGAATATTAAAAGGAGGTTGTATATGAGACGTGTTGGATACTTTTTTCTGTATTTCAGTCTAATTGTTGTAGCATTGTTTCAAATCATCCCGCTAATATGGTTATTTATTTTCTCATTAAAAGATAATCGAGAAATATTTGCGGGCTCGCCCTTTGCGTTGCCATCAGAGTTTAGATGGGAAAACTATCTAAAAGTTTGGGATGGCGGTATTGGAGTTTATTTTTTTAACAGTGTGTGGATCACAGCACTTTCTATCGTATTAACTGTGCTTTTCGCAAGTATGGCTACTTTTGCAATTACTCGGATGAGATGGAAGCTAAGTGGAGCAGTACTCAGTCTGTTCATCATTGGTTTAATGATTCCCATTCATTCGGCGTTGATTCCACTCTATAGCATGTTTTTAAGCGTGAATTTAATAGATAACCCACTCGGAGTTGTTATTACATATACAGCCTATAACTTACCAATAACGATGATGATTTTACTTGGATTCTATTATACTTTGCCAAAAGAAATAGAGGAGGCAGCCATAATAGATGGTTGCTCCGTTAATCGAATGTTTTTCCAAGTGATTCTCCCGATGACAACGCCAGTAATGGCTACAACGGTAGTGATTAATATGATTTATAACTGGAATGAGTTTGTTTTCGTGAATACATTTATTAGCTCAGACAAATATAAAACATTAACGGTCGGAATACAAAACTTTATTGGTCAATATATGACAGACTGGGGAGCAATAGGGGCTACCCTGATTATAAGCGTATTGCCAATCATTATAGCTTTTATCTTCTTTAGCAATAAAGTAGTCGAAGGGATTTCTGCAAGCGCAGTAAAAGGTTAAGTAATGGCTTTCACTTAGGAGTGGCTATTACTGAGAAGATCCCAATGTTTCCTTCTTTTCATGCACTTTTTGAAAGGCATGCAGGCTAAATCGCATAGATATAAAAGCGTATACGCTCCCACCAAATATAAATCCGATAGCTGGAAGAATACTAATTAAGTAGATGAAAGGTATTAAGCAAAGAAAGATTAATAGAGTCGTCAACGGATTGATGAGCATGATAAAAAAAGCATTCTTAATTACCTGTCCTAACTTTGTGTCAAAGTGTACAAAGGCTGGGAAAAGATAAAATAGAAACATAACAAACAATAGCATAAATGCAAATAGTGGTAGGTAAGTCCAGTGTAACAGGTTGCTTTCGGAAGACTGTATGTAAAAAATGTCTAAAGCAATAAAGACTATAAGGACGGCAACAAATACTCCTAACCTATTACTTTTTAAAAATTCATCTCGATAATGTTTCCAAAATGTACGAAATACGGATATATCAGTGTCACCTTTTAACCATGCCCTTACTACAGCGAACATGGAAATAGTAGAGGGGAACAGTCCTAAAAAGACACCACCCAGAAGTGTGAAAAGTATCCATAGCAAGTTTAAATAAGCAAATTTAGTGATCCATTCAGCTAGGTTATAAATAAAGCTACTGGTTGCATTCATAGGAATCCACCTTTATCAATTTTATATTTTTGTAAAATTCGATATTTATTTATAGCATACACTCTATTTTTGAAGAATGGCACTATTTTTAAAACTTTGTTCAGATAATTAACAAACTAAAAAGTGAGAGTAAAAATCAGGAGGTATAAATAA harbors:
- a CDS encoding extracellular solute-binding protein — its product is MKINKMIKILLFASLFYLLAGCSDADETSSSKNGDKEIKFMHLWPEGSSKQHYDVVNEIIADYEKENDGVKVDLEVLSNEQYKDKLRVLSTSKELPDVGMTWAAGFLEPYVGGNMFAPLDDVIKDQLSDSFVPGTAEAYALDGKTYGLPLELNIVTLYYNSAMFEEYNLEAPKTFEELENVIKVFKEKGIDPIALGNKDAWTGSLWYMYLADRLGGAEVLNKAIDRSGSFEDPALVEAAQKVQDLVDMGAFVKGFNGLADEEAKSMFMSEQAPMYLIATWDLPNYTTNETVPQEFRDSVQYLKFPTVNGNGDMDSFVGGPGVGLFVAEDSDVKEEAKDFAAYFVKAWGEKAVTKAGVIPATKVDAGSLDLPEMYIDILNELNEASNITLFADVQMSPDVAQVHLDSIQALFGKEMTPEDFGKAHEDALSK
- a CDS encoding sugar ABC transporter permease, with amino-acid sequence MNKVMSNKLLIALYISPALLLVLVLIFIPLMLSGYYGLMQWDGIGEKTFIGLENYIKGLQDMKFWSSAYHSFLLAIFSTLSLAIYLTISFILASKIKGSDLLRKIYLIPMLLSSVAIAQLWIKVYNPSNGILNVFLKQIGVENPPAWLAEPSLVLFAIFIPILWQYAGFYILIYYAALKNIPESLIEAARMDGASAFQIATKIKLPLIKEVVSVTIVLAIIGSLKYFDLIYVMTSGGPNGASEVMASYMYKLAFSSYNFGYGSAIGFLLLIITLIVTFIVRKLTATKERIEY
- a CDS encoding carbohydrate ABC transporter permease; this encodes MRRVGYFFLYFSLIVVALFQIIPLIWLFIFSLKDNREIFAGSPFALPSEFRWENYLKVWDGGIGVYFFNSVWITALSIVLTVLFASMATFAITRMRWKLSGAVLSLFIIGLMIPIHSALIPLYSMFLSVNLIDNPLGVVITYTAYNLPITMMILLGFYYTLPKEIEEAAIIDGCSVNRMFFQVILPMTTPVMATTVVINMIYNWNEFVFVNTFISSDKYKTLTVGIQNFIGQYMTDWGAIGATLIISVLPIIIAFIFFSNKVVEGISASAVKG
- a CDS encoding YesL family protein, with protein sequence MNATSSFIYNLAEWITKFAYLNLLWILFTLLGGVFLGLFPSTISMFAVVRAWLKGDTDISVFRTFWKHYRDEFLKSNRLGVFVAVLIVFIALDIFYIQSSESNLLHWTYLPLFAFMLLFVMFLFYLFPAFVHFDTKLGQVIKNAFFIMLINPLTTLLIFLCLIPFIYLISILPAIGFIFGGSVYAFISMRFSLHAFQKVHEKKETLGSSQ